From Oreochromis aureus strain Israel breed Guangdong linkage group 4, ZZ_aureus, whole genome shotgun sequence, a single genomic window includes:
- the amdhd2 gene encoding N-acetylglucosamine-6-phosphate deacetylase — MPSNKSVSDAPITQFINCRILRDNELQREDLWVREGRILDPEKLFFDEQGYADKRVDCEGSIIAPGFIDVQINGGYGIDFSQASEDVSDGVSFVAKKILEHGVTSFCPTLVTSPPEVYHKVLPQVKVHDGGPHGAGVLGFHLEGPFISAEKKGAHPEKYLRTFKSGGLEDLMEVYGSLDDVAIVTLAPELPGSQSVVRELSRRGITVSLGHSAADLSQAEEAVQHGATFITHLFNAMLPFHHRDPGIVGLLTSDRIPAGRTVYYGMIADGIHTNPAALRIAHRAHPSGLVLVTDAITAMGLPPGRHTLGQQVIEIQGLHAYVAGTKTLSGSIATMDMCVRHFKQASGCSVQEALEAASLHPAQLLGISHKKGKLDYGSDADLVLLDEGLNVKATYISGEEVWRKGQ, encoded by the exons ATGCCGTccaacaaatcggtgtcagacgCTCCCATCACTCAGTTCATCAACTGCAGGATCCTGAGGGACAACGAGCTGCAGAG agaggaccTGTGGGTGCGTGAGGGGAGGATTTTAGACCCAGAGAAGCTGTTCTTCGATGAACAGGGATACGCTGACAAACGTGTGGACTGTGAGGGCAGCATCATCGCGCCGGGCTTCATAGACGTCCAGATCAACg GAGGTTACGGCATCGACTTCTCGCAAGCGTCTGAGGACGTCAGTGATGGAGTTTCGTTTGTTGCCAAAAAGATCCTCGAGCACGGCGTGACGTCCTTCTGCCCGACTCTGGTCACCTCCCCTCCCGAAGTTTACCACAAG GTTCTGCCTCAGGTCAAAGTTCATGATGGAGGACCACATGGAGCCGGAGTTCTCG GTTTTCACCTGGAGGGTCCGTTCATCAGCGCAGAGAAGAAAGGGGCCCACCCAGAGAAATACCTCCGCACCTTCAAGTCCGGAGGCCTCGAGGACCTGATGGAGGTCTACGGCAGCCTGGACGATGTTGCCATAGTGACGCTGGCTCCTGAGCTGCCCGGCAGCCAATCGGTGGTGAGGGAGCTGAGCCGGAGGGGCATCACTGTGTCCTTAG GTCACTCAGCGGCCGACCTGTCGCAGGCCGAGGAGGCGGTGCAGCACGGCGCGACCTTCATCACTCACCTGTTCAACGCCATGCTGCCT TTCCACCATCGTGACCCGGGTATAGTGGGTCTGCTGACCAGCGACAGGATCCCCGCAGGCAGGACGGTTTACTACGGCATGATAGCTGATGGCATCCACACCAACCCTGCAGCCCTGCGCATCGCTCACAGAGCTCACCCGTCAG GTCTGGTGCTGGTGACGGACGCTATCACCGCGATGGGTCTTCCTCCCGGCCGTCACACTCTGGGCCAGCAGGTCATTGAGATCCAGGGTCTCCACGCTTACGTGGCAG GCACCAAGACTTTGAGCGGCAGTATCGCCACAATGGACATGTGTGTGCGCCACTTCAAGCAGGCCTCAG GCTGCAGTGTACAGGAGGCTCTGGAAGCTGCCTCCCTGCATCCGGCTCAGCTTCTGGGAATCAGCCACAAAAAGGGAAAGCTGGACTACGGCTCCGACGCAG ACCTCGTTCTGCTCGATGAGGGCCTCAACGTCAAAGCCACCTATATCTCTGGAGAGGAGGTTTGGAGAAAAGGACAGTAG